A region from the Metarhizium brunneum chromosome 7, complete sequence genome encodes:
- the RFT1 gene encoding Oligosaccharide translocation protein RFT1, producing MASSPKDNSGHNANDASSPAVSQPTRPSMVKGASLLILLQLISRLITFVANQLLLRFLTPRLVGLSSQLEVYYLSVLFFARESLRVAIQRQGSTTAPSSKSDKQDEQLLVTRRDSQAVVNLGYLAIVLGLFVSTGLGWMYLAYANESILQTPYLVHSLYLYDLAAMVELLSEPCFVLMQRRLQFGTRATAESAATFLRCLAVFASTVLASRKRLDIGVLPFALGQLTYGVSLLLVYFVSGYGLATSIGFSLLPKAMAADSMAGADYVWSYFYRPTVTLASRMMIQSVVKHLLTQGDTFLISILSTPEMQGVYAMANNYGGLLARMLFQPVEESSRSYFSQLLAAASTTEKDAKDAQPSAAVQEAKKNLQTLLRLYTILSAIAVGLGPFAAPPLLSIVAGKRWTDDGAGDVLGVYCFYIPFLALNGITESFIASVASETEVQRQSMWMGVFSVAFAASAFVFMRVFPLGAQGLVLANIINMLCRVIWSSAFIKAYFRRNRSDISIRSIVPGEYFSNDIFCWNAFTLYGIGKPLNSNNARARYLTRFVRQIHMILLGLQSATPEVTYVTLQTHTHPKHPRK from the exons atggcctcATCGCCCAAGGACAACTCCGGCCATAATGCCAACGATGCCTCGTCGCCCGCCGTTTCTCAACCGACTAGACCATCCATGGTCAAAGGCGCATCCCTCCTCATCCTTTTGCAGCTGATATCTCGCCTCATCACCTTTGTTGCCAACCAGCTCCTGCTGCGCTTCCTGACGCCGCGGCTCGTGGGCCTGTCTAGCCAACTTGAGGTGTATTACCTGTCGGTTTTATTTTTTGCAAGAGAGAGCCTGCGTGTCGCAATCCAGCGCCAGGGCAGCACAACAGCGCCATCATCCAAGAGCGACAAGCAAGATGAGCAGCTGCTCGTGACACGTCGCGACAGTCAGGCGGTTGTCAACTTGGGCTATTTAGCCATTGTACTCGGACTCTTCGTCAGCACCGGACTCGGATGGATGTACCTCGCCTACGCCAACGAATCAATCCTGCAGACGCCATACCTCGTCCACTCGCTTTACCTGTATGATTTGGCCGCCATGGTAGAGCTGCTCTCCGAGCCATGCTTCGTCCTCATGCAGAGGCGCTTGCAGTTTGGCACCCGCGCCACAGCCGAGTCAGCTGCTACTTTCCTACGATGTCTGGCTGTGTTTGCATCTACAGTCTTGGCGTCAAGGAAGCGGCTGGATATTGGCGTCCTGCCCTTTGCACTTGGCCAACTCACCTACGGCGTGTCATTGTTGCTGGTTTACTTTGTCTCTGGCTACGGCCTCGCAACATCCATTGGCTTTTCGCTGCTACCAAAAGCTATGGCGGCCGACAGCATGGCCGGCGCAGACTACGTATGGTCCTATTTCTACCGACCAACCGTCACCCTTGCCAGTAGGATGATGATCCAAAGTGTCGTCAAGCATCTCCTCACACAGGGCGATACTTTTCTCATATCTATACTCTCCACGCCAGAAATGCAGGGTGTGtatgccatggccaacaactACGGCGGATTATTGGCCCGAATGCTCTTTCAGCCCGTAGAGGAAAGTAGTCGGAGCTATTTCTCGCAACTGCTGGCCGCCGCATCGACAACCGAGAAGGACGCCAAAGATGCTCAACCATCGGCAGCGGTGcaagaagccaagaagaaccTGCAGACTCTTCTTAGGCTGTACACCATTTTATCGGCAATTGCGGTAGGTCTTGGTCCTTTTGCCGCCCCGCCGCTGCTGTCCATTGTCGCAGGGAAACGATGGACAGACGATGGCGCCGGGGATGTCTTGGGTGTCTACTGTTTCTACATTCCTTTTTTGGCTCTCAATGGCATCACCGAATCTTTTATTGCATCTGTTGCGTCTGAGACAGAGGTGCAGCGGCAATCGATGTGGATGGGAGTATTTTCCGTGGCCTTTGCCGCTTCCGCCTTCGTCTTCATGCGCGTTTTCCCCCTCGGTGCGCAGGGCCTTGTACtcgccaacatcatcaacatgtTGTGTCGCGTCATTTGGAGCTCTGCCTTTATTAAAGCCTACTTTCGCCGCAATCGGTCAGATATATCCATTAGAAGCATAGTACCTGGCG AATACTTCTCGAACGACATTTTCTGTTGGAATGCTTTCACTCTATACGGGATCGGAAAGCCGCTAAATAGCAATAATGCCAGAGCAAGATACCTCACCAGGTTCGTGAGGCAAATACACATGATTCTCCTTGGTCTTCAATCAGCAACGCCAGAAGTAACCTACGTGACATTGCAGACGCACACCCACCCCAAGCATCCGCGAAAATGA
- the SRPK_5 gene encoding Serine/threonine-protein kinase SRPK, producing the protein MGARRMLHSIPLLSSRPTLHFSNAISRSVSAVSRPFSKSSESSPPRKFPSTGFELIDSSEKVEEERLPFYKRDEYYPMKIGHVVYGHYQIVAKLGYGATSTVWLSRDLRNQKYWVLKVHINSLKYNHELAVYRHLAHHAEDHPGRNHVREFHDSFTLKGPNGNHEVFVMEPLGMSLRSLQGIQRDGAFPEQLVIGALAQVFLALDFLHEAGIIHTGAYSEASPNRVNHYSVILPEGAQLIGQLLDVHSDNLLIGIVNKSIFSTVEENEIHKPSPRKVIGDAVTQVSQYMLGGKGPLILCDLGQARIGREHRGNAMPVPYRAPEVILNMLWGNSVDAWSAGLLAWDLLRGESLFNVYDHESRELNDAHHLAAITALIGPPPPELLQSSEVSRKYWHQNGEWKGPVPLPPKKDFESLIGDFIGVDKENFVSFMECFIAWLPNDRLTCLQGHFHPWLKTEKNPAAT; encoded by the exons ATGGGGGCAAGACGCATGCTCCATTCAATTCCATTGTTGTCGTCGCGACCAACCCTTCATTTTTCAAATGCAATCTCGCGCTCAGTGTCAGCAGTCTCACGGCCATTCTCTAAATCCTCTGAgtcatcgccgccgcgcaAATTTCCGTCTACCGGATTCGAGTTGATCGATTCATCTGAAAAGGTTGAGGAGGAGCGGCTTCCTTTCTATAAGAGAGATGAATACTATCCCATGAAAATTGGCCATGTGGTCTATGGCCACTACCAGATAGTCGCGAAGTTGGGTTACGGCGCAACCTCGACCGTGTGGCTCTCGCGCGATTTGAG AAACCAGAAATACTGGGTTCTGAAGGTTCATATCAATTCTTTAAAGTATAATCACGAATTGGCTGTCTATCGGCACTTGGCGCACCATGCCGAAGACCACCCCGGCCGGAACCATGTTCGCGAATTTCACGACTCATTCACGCTCAAGGGCCCGAATGGTAATCATGAAGTCTTTGTCATGGAACCTCTGGGTATGAGCCTGAGAAGTCTACAGGGGATCCAAAGAGATGGTGCCTTCCCCGAGCAGCTTGTCATTGGTGCTCTCGCGCAAGTCTTTCTTGCGCTGGACTTTCTCCACGAAGCGGGCATCATTCATACCGGTGCGTACAGCGAAGCATCTCCGAATCGCGTCAATCACTATTCCGTCATATTACCTGAAGGTGCGCAGCTAATTGGCCAACTATTAGATGTTCACTCTGACAATCTACTCATCGGTATTGTGAACAAGTCGATTTTTTCCACAGTGGAAGAAAACGAGATCCATAAACCATCACCCCGCAAGGTTATCGGCGATGCCGTCACTCAAGTCTCCCAATACATGTTGGGTGGCAAAGGCCCTCTCATTCTCTGTGATTTGGGACAAGCACGAATTGGCCGTGAGCATCGTGGTAACGCTATGCCTGTACCTTATCGGGCCCCCGAAGTGATTCTCAATATGCTATGGGGAAATAGCGTAGATGCCTGGAGCGCGGGTCTTCTG GCCTGGGATCTTCTCAGGGGAGAGAGCCTCTTCAATGTCTATGACCATGAATCTCGGGAGCTAAACGACGCTCATCATCTTGCAGCTATTACTGCACTCATTGGTCCACCACCCCCGGAATTACTACAAAGCAGCGAGGTATCACGTAAATACTGGCACCAAAACG GTGAATGGAAGGGCCCTGTTCCTTTACCACCAAAGAAGGATTTTGAGTCTCTTATAGGTGACTTTATAGGAGTGGATAAGGAAAATTTCGTCAGCTTCATGGAGTGTTTTATTGCATGGCTTCCTAACGATCGACTTACATGCCTGCAAGGCCATTTTCACCCTTGGCTCAAAACCGAAAAGAACCCGGCTGCGACATGA
- the serA_1 gene encoding D-3-phosphoglycerate dehydrogenase — translation MLLRPSPSLWSSVARQRTATRRPSLAIIDDYLNTSGPHFAHIPSSSLQVTTFNDTILPANETETARLVDRLKPFELISTVRERTAFPGALLRRLPNLKLLLATGTQFEEFDLAAARELGIAVVAAPGRGRTDQVAAGHNIKKGRAHPTTQHTWALIMALARNVAADDCALKAGHQWQSGLAMGLTGLTLGVVGLGRLGAAVARIGHLAWGMRVVCWSENLTQEKADRMATEMGLSPDGGVDGGKTFLAVSKEDLFRGADVVSLHYVLSARSRGIVGAEELEQMKSSAMLVNTSRGPLIDSAALLDTLERGGLRGAALDVYDVEPLPLDSPWRRANYWGAGGRSRLVITPHMGYADEGLMNAWYAETAENVERWLEGKQVLHRIA, via the coding sequence ATGCTCCTCCGGCCGTCACCCTCACTGTGGTCGTCTGTCGCAAGACAAAGGACGGCCACGAGACGCCCGTCgctggccatcatcgacGACTACCTCAACACATCCGGCCCGCATTTCGCACATATTCCGTCCTCTAGCCTCCAGGTCACGACATTCAACGACACCATCCTCCCCGCCAATGAGACAGAAACTGCCCGCCTGGTGGATCGGCTGAAGCCCTTTGAGCTCATTTCCACGGTCCGCGAGCGCACCGCGTTCCCGGGTGCTCTGCTGCGCCGCCTGCCCAACCTGAAGCTCCTGCTGGCCACCGGCACGCAGTTTGAAGAGTTTGATCTCGCCGCGGCACGGGAGCTGGGAATTGCCGTCGTTGCGGCGCCAGGCCGTGGCCGGACGGACCAAGTCGCCGCGGGCCACAACATCAAGAAGGGCCGCGCCCATCCGACGACGCAGCACACCTGGGCGctcatcatggccctcgCGCGCAATGTGGCCGCCGACGACTGTGCGTTAAAGGCCGGCCACCAGTGGCAGAGCGGGCTGGCCATGGGCCTCACCGGCCTCACTCTGGGTGTCGTCGGGCTCGGCCGACTGGGTGCTGCCGTCGCGCGCATCGGACACCTCGCCTGGGGCATGCGCGTGGTGTGCTGGAGCGAGAACCTGACGCAGGAAAAGGCCGACCGCATGGCCACCGAGATGGGCCTCTCGCCCGACGGGGGGGTCGACGGCGGCAAGACGTTTCTCGCGGTAAGCAAGGAGGACCTGTTTCGTGGAGCAGACGTCGTCAGCCTGCACTACGTTCTGAGCGCCCGCTCACGGGGCATTGTCGgggccgaggagctcgagcAGATGAAGAGCTCTGCCATGCTGGTCAATACGTCTCGCGGTCCGCTGATTGACTCGGCCGCGCTTCTTGACACCTTGGAGCGCGGGGGGCTGCGCGGCGCCGCGTTGGATGTGTACGATGTTGAGCCGCTGCCCTTGGACAGCCCGTGGAGGAGAGCCAACTACTGGGGGGCGGGCGGGCGTTCACGGCTCGTCATCACGCCGCACATGGGATATGCCGACGAGGGTCTGATGAATGCGTGGTATGCTGAAACGGCCGAGAACGTCGAGCGCTGGCTCGAGGGCAAGCAAGTTTTGCATCGCATTGCTTGA
- the ITP1_3 gene encoding Itaconate transport protein: MSMGAPKEEMAPPPDKCGSSDDGGPAESPAADLDALYSIYTPRQKHFIVFMSGLGGFFSPLSANTYLPSIPSLASSLDVSPSLMNLTVTAFLIFQGLAPSFYGDLADIAGRRPAYLISFIIYIAANIGLATQSSYPALFILRCLQSSGSGGTYALNSGVIADISTTAERGKYMGAAQSGIMLGPAVGPILGGVLAQYLGWRSIFWFLTICGGVYLVVFAVAVPETARKVVGNGSIPPTAWWSRSLLNEFARRRAARATGGAAPSKQQPRRSFRFPNPLKALLIIGEKDCAVILLYNAIIYASWYTVTANLSNLLSELYHINTLQIGLCYIPFGVGAALSIVANGHIQDWNYARVARANGFQVDKKRGDDLRKFPIEKARINIVWPLIYVGAAATIGFGWAADKQAHMAVMLVLTFVMALFLTACYNSMNLLLVDLYPNSPSTASAANNLTRCLMAAGGSAVIEPMIRAMGTGWAYTLVGLVMIVLSPMLFAVTRYGPKWREERRVRFAEKEAGRV, translated from the exons ATGTCTATGGGCGCTCCcaaggaggagatggcgcCTCCGCCCGACAAGTGCGGCTCCTCTGACGATGGCGGCCCGGCCGAATCCCCCGCGGCAGATCTCGATGCTCTGTACTCGATATACACGCCGCGACAGAAGCACTTTATTGTCTTCATGTCCGGGCtgggcggcttcttctcgcccCTGTCAGCAAATACGTACCTCCCCAGCATCCCGAGTCTGGCCAGCTCGCTCGACGTGTCGCCGTCGTTGATGAACCTGACGGTGACTGCCTTTCTGATTTTCCAGGGCCTCGCGCCGTCCTTTTACGGCGACCTCGCCGACATTGCAGGCCGCCGGCCGGCGTATCTGATTTCCTTCATCATCTACATCGCGGCAAATATCGGCTTGGCCACCCAGTCCTCGTACCCGGCCTTGTTTATCCTGAGATGTCTCCAG AGCTCGGGCTCCGGCGGCACATATGCGCTCAACAGCGGCGTCATCGCCGACATATCTACCACGGCCGAGCGCGGCAAGTACATGGGCGCTGCGCAAAGTGGAATCATG CTCGGACCAGCAGTCG GGCCCATTCTAGGAGGCGTGCTTGCTCAATATCTCGGCTGGAGATCAATATTTTG GTTCCTTACCATC TGCGGCGGCGTGTATCTGGTCGtctttgccgttgccgttccCGAAACCGCCAGAAAGGTAGTTGGCAACGGCTCCATCCCGCCGACCGCGTGGTGGAGTCGCTCGCTACTCAACGAGTTTGCTCGTCGAAGGGCAGCGCGGGCTACCGGCGGAGCGGCACCCTCGAagcagcagccaaggcgTAGCTTCCGATTTCCAAATCCGCTCAAAGCGCTGCTGATTATTGGGGAGAAGGATTGCGCCGTCATTCTCCTCTACAACGCCATCATCTATGCGTCCTGGTACACAGTTACAGCCAACTTGTCCAACCTGTTGTCGGAGCTGTACCACATCAACACCCTGCAGATAGGACTGTGCTACAT CCCCTTTGGAGTCGGAGCGGCGCTCTCCATCGTTGCCAACGGACATATCCAGGACTGGAACTATGCGCGGGTCGCTCGCGCCAACGGGTTTCAGGTCGACAAGAAGCGTGGCGATGACTTGAGAAAGTTCCCCATCGAGAAGGCCCGGATCAACATTGTCTGGCCGCTCATCTACGTGGGCGCGGCAGCGACCATTGGCTTCGGCTGGGCCGCTGATAAGCAGGCGCACATGGCCGTTATGCTGGTCCTCACCTTTGTCATGGCCTTGTTCCTGACTGCCTGCTATAATAGCATGAACCTGCTCCTTGTTGACCTATACCCCAATTCGCCTTCGACGGCCTCGGCTGCCAACAACTTAACGAGATGTCTGATGGCGGCGGGGGGGTCCGCCGTGATAGAGCCCATGATCCGCGCCATGGGAACCGGATGGGCGTATACGCTTGTAGGACTAGTCATGATTGTGCTGAGCCCAATGCTTTTCGCCGTGACCAGATATGGACCGAAATGGAGGGAAGAGCGAAGAGTCCGCTTCGCAGAAAAGGAAGCAGGGCGAGTGTAG
- the aclN_2 gene encoding Aspirochlorine biosynthesis protein N — MLSVTTRLSSTIRSRLVSTGAITRRGQATLATEQPQATAKNTAPGWIKNQPFEHVPWKKPNGTKGTIRFLGATKDGKPAFLNFKKGEEHQTNFGPSLEKVVDITDLRYFEPRTTLGVEGVEWVHAPTTLSEDKLLAPDKNDVEAFVRGPYFDECAQLVKETAGAAKAVAYNFRHRRIELTTNLHDPYNFSSKPLPNFHMDNDAETAKVNLRRVLGEQEAARWLGKRWGIVNVWRPVGDVVRQWPLALVDSRTVVYGRDTEPIYTLNNYKTHFTALRPQSHFSFYYVSNLAPDEALLFVDFDSAHEGKDTVVGMAHGAFQDHNAPEKIPRRRSIEVRCLVLYDN, encoded by the exons ATGCTGTCGGTCACTACCCGCCTATCCTCAACCATCAGGAGTCGTCTAGTTTCTACGGGCGCAATCACAAGGCGAGGCCAGGCTACCCTCGCAACTGAGCAGCCTCAAGCTACGGCGAAAAATACAGCCCCGGGATGGATTAAGAACCAGCCCTTTGAGCATGTTCCATGGAAGAAGCCCAacgggacgaaaggaactATTCGTTTCCTCGGCGCAAccaaggatggcaagcctgccTTTCTCAACTTCAAAAAGGGCGAAGAACATCAGACCAATTTCGGACCCAGTCTCGAAAAGGTGGTTGACATCACAGATTTGCGCTACTTTGAGCCACGGACTACTCTTGGTGTGGAAGGCGTCGAATGGGTTCACGCCCCGACGACACTGTCTGAAGACAAACTCCTCGCCCCAGATAAGAACGACGTCGAGGCCTTTGTTCGGGGGCCTTACTTTGATGAGTGTGCCCAGCTGGTAAAGGAGACGGCCGGAGCAGCCAAGGCAGTCGCGTACAACTTCCGCCATCGCCGAATCGAACTG ACCACCAACCTCCATGACCCATACAACTTCTCGAGCAAGCCCCTTCCCAACTTCCACATGGACAACGACGCGGAAACCGCCAAGGTGAACCTGCGCCGTGTTCTGGGCGAGCAAGAGGCCGCCCGCTGGCTCGGCAAGCGCTGGGGAATCGTCAATGTGTGGCGGCCTGTTGGCGACGTCGTGAGGCAGTGGCCGCTTGCGCTCGTCGACTCGCGGACCGTAGTATATGGCCGTGACACGGAACCCATCTACACACTGAACAACTACAAGACGCACTTTACTGCTCTTCGGCCGCAATCCCATTTCAGCTTCTACTACGTGAGTAACTTGGCTCCGGATGAAGCACTTCTCTTTGTGGACTTTGATTCTGCGCATGAGGGCAAGGACACTGTCGTGGGAATGGCGCACGGTGCTTTTCAAGACCATAATGCCCCTGAGAAGATTCCCAGGCGCCGGTCCATCGAGGTGCGGTGCTTGGTGTTGTATGACAATTAG
- the agl3 gene encoding Alpha-galactosidase 3 encodes MTTALQQLKVLQVGKTPNGFNGPAYGWSSFGMSVHSPTFEMNESSIIQQCDVLSSTLGNNYPYCNLDAGWTGPTDNFGRIMYNKTLNLPDLANHLHSIGLFLGVYVVPGALKSDAKKTIYGTDVTIGQVCSGTEGLARCVFNYSRPEVQQWHNSVVAQFASWGVDLIKLDYVTPGSPPPPGKQSKLPANQSEAVIAYHKAIENSGRQMRLDISWQLDLSEPSFAIWNQNADSMRVDSDIINYQGSSLTSWKAIQRAIDNYRNWTIAALDLPFALDIYADLSSLAVGNNETLAGVNATQQQTIMTHGIASGSNLILDSDLTQLDGRLSQSLLLNASVLQLADFTARYPMQPRNPGTGGQDAKQLQAWIAGPSEDSRAVVVIANYGPDQGQGGFNTSLRGPQQVTVSWTDLGISGCWQVRNAWTDEIEGRMDTSISVLLGEGESVLLDLTYVGLSSRVGTCGFAARAGKFMSRFLFQTPG; translated from the exons ATGACCACTGCATTGCAACAGCTCAAAGTCCTCCAGGTTGGTAAAACCCCAAATGGATTCAATGGCCCAGCGTACGGTTGGTCTTCTTTCGGCATGTCGGTCCACTCGCCAACGTTTGAAATGAACGAATCCTCCATCATCCAACAGTGCGATGTTCTGAGTAGCACGCTCGGCAATAACTATCCTTATTGTAACTTGGACGCAGGCTGGACCGGCCCCACAGACAACTTCGGGCGCATCATGTACAACAAGACACTCAACCTCCCAGATCTTGCCAATCATCTCCACAGCATAGGTTTGTTCCTGGGTGTATACGTCGTACCTGGTGCACTCAAATCAGATGCCAAGAAGACTATATACGGAACAGACGTCACGATTGGTCAAGTATGCTCCGGCACAGAAGGGTTGGCGAGGTGCGTTTTCAACTACAGCCGCCCCGAAGTCCAGCAATGGCACAACTCTGTTGTAGCACAGTTCGCATCGTG GGGCGTAGACCTCATCAAGCTCGATTATGTGACCCCCGGctctccgcctccgccgggAAAACAGTCCAAGCTTCCGGCAAACCAGAGCGAGGCCGTGATTGCGTATCATAAGGCAATTGAGAACAGTGGCCGGCAAATGCGGCTAGATATTTCCTGGCAGCTAGACTTGTCAGAGCCGTCCTTTGCCATATGGAACCAAAATGCTGATTCGATGCGAGTCGATTCAGATATTATCAATTATCAAGGCAGCTCGTTGACGAGCTGGAAGGCCATTCAGCGAGCGATTGATAATTATCGCAACTGGACAATTGCTGCGCTTGACTTGCCCTTCGCACTCGACATATATGCGGATTTATCCAGTCTTGCCGTCGGCAACAATGAAACACTTGCTGGTGTCAACGCCACCCAACAACAGACAATAATGACCCATGGGATTGCTTCCGGATCCAATTTGATCCTGGACTCGGACTTGACGCAGCTGGATGGTAGGCTGAGCCAGTCTCTATTGTTGAATGCCTCAGTTTTGCAGTTGGCCGACTTTACTGCTCGATACCCCATGCAACCAAGGAATCCAGGGACAGGAGGACAGGACGCAAAGCAGCTGCAAGCGTGGATTGCAGGGCCATCAGAAGACAGTCGCGCAGTTGTAGTGATTGCAAATTATGGTCCtgaccagggccagggcgGCTTCAACACTTCCCTAAGGGGACCACAGCAAGTGACTGTGTCTTGGACCGACCTTGGCATCAGTGGGTGCTGGCAGGTGAGGAATGCCTGGACTGATGAAATTGAGGGTCGGATGGATACAAGTATTTCTGTGCTGTTGGGTGAAGGCGAAAGTGTCTTGTTGGACCTGACCTACGTGGGTTTGTCTTCAAGAGTCGGTACATGCGGTTTTGCTGCCAGGGCAGGGAAATTTATGAGCAGGTTCTTATTTCAGACACCTGGTTGA
- the SRPK1 gene encoding SRSF protein kinase 1 produces MSKPATQTPDGSRTSESDSGVRFHAIDDAEPFYRYGPGGYHPVAIDDRLGGHYNVLQKLGHGSYSTVWLARDEVLQRLVAVKVCTADASPRESEILSLLRHPSQVDGDGNDDALGRGMMPILLNTFHINGPHGTHTCLVTDVARCSVDEGKRRGFYAPLMLPVARAIAAQLILAVAYLHAKGFVHGDLHLGNVLLRLPQKFHLWSEEELLEHCGEPEQEPVQTFGDKPIPSGVPPVATLPVWFPMERIDKLPLSEADIVLADFGESYRPSQESKFECCTPVHFRPPESRFEPTKPKSFSSDIWTLACTVWATLAQRSLFEVFWGTEDDVTGMQVETLGKLPDEWWEKWDAHSEGFTEDGQLIRVEDGPMCTFDHQFEDTIQSGRRKLNMETMDSAEKEALLAMLRPMLAYRPEQRCSVNEVIGSEWMTRYAMPDYERMLRTQSVDGEPRK; encoded by the exons ATGAGCAAACCAGCAACACAGACCCCAGATGGGAGCCGCACGTCTGAATCGGACTCTGGGGTCCGCTTCCATGCTATTGACGACGCGGAGCCTTTTTACAGATATGGCCCTGGTGGCTACCATCCAGTGGCCATCGACGATCGACTTGGCGGTCATTACAATGTACTGCAAAagctcggccacggcagCTATTCCACGGTCTGGCTCGCGCGAGACGAGGTGCTCCAGCGACTCGTTGCGGTCAAAGTCTGCACGGCGGATGCGAGCCCGCGTGAGTCTGAGATTCTGTCCCTCCTAAGGCATCCGTCTCAGGTGGACGGCGATGGGAACGACGACGCCCTGGGCCGGGGCATGATGCCCATACTTCTCAACACATTTCACATCAATGGTCCCCACGGCACCCATACGTGCCTGGTCACCGATGTTGCACGGTGCAGCGTGGACGAGGGAAAACGCAGAGGATTCTACGCACCTCTAATGCTGCCCGTTGCACGTGCTATCGCAGCTCAATTAATTCTTGCGGTTGCCTACCTGCATGCTAAGGGGTTTGTCCACGGAG ACCTTCATCTCGGCAACGTCCTACTCAGACTTCCGCAGAAATTTCATCTCTGGTCTGAAGAGGAGCTGTTGGAGCACTGCGGAGAGCCAGAACAAGAGCCAGTTCAGACGTTTGGTGACAAGCCGATTCCATCGGGCGTCCCACCCGTTGCCACTCTGCCCGTCTGGTTCCCCATGGAGCGTATCGACAAGCTTCCCCTGTCCGAGGCCGACATCGTCCTCGCTGACTTTGGCGAGTCATACCGCCCTTCGCAGGAGTCGAAATTCGAATGTTGCACGCCGGTGCATTTTCGCCCACCAGAGTCTAGGTTTGAGCCAACGAAGCCGAAGTCGTTCTCcagcgacatctggaccctcGCATGTACTGTCTGGGCCACCCTCGCCCAGCGATCCTTGTTCGAGGTGTTTTGGGGTACCGAGGACGACGTGACAGGGATGCAGGTCGAGACTCTCGGGAAACTGCCTGATGAATGGTGGGAGAAATGGGATGCGCACTCAGAGGGCTTTACGGAGGACGGCCAGCTTATCCGAGTCGAAGACGGTCCTATGTGTACCTTTGACCACCAGTTTGAGGATACTATCCAAAGCGGGCGCAGAAAATTAAACATGGAGACGATGGATTCGGCCGAGAAGGAGGCTCTGCTTGCCATGTTGCGGCCGATGCTGGCGTACAGACCGGAGCAACGTTGCAGCGTCAACGAGGTTATTGGCTCGGAGTGGATGACTAGGTACGCGATGCCGGACTACGAGAGGATGCTGAGAACTCAATCGGTGGATGGAGAACCCAGGAAATGA